The Pseudarthrobacter sp. BIM B-2242 region GAGCACCAGCCGGCCGGAAGGCTCGCGGAAATCGCCCGCGAGGTGCTGTTCGGGAAGGATGCGGCGCAGCACCTGGTCGGCGCTCCAACGCACGGCGGCCACCGTGGGGATGCCCAGCCGCTGGTAGATCTCTGCCCGGCCCGGATCATAGATTCTGGCTACAACGTGGGGAACATGGAACGTCTCGCGAGCCACGCGGGTTGCCAGGATGTTTGAGTTGTCTCCGCTGGACACGGCCGCGAAGGCGTAGGCGTCAGCCACGCCGGCCTGCTGGAGGGTGTCCCGGTCAAAGCCCACACCCGTGACTTTGCGTCCGGTGAAGCCTTGGCGGAGCCGGCGGAACGCCCGGTCGTCCTGGTCGATGATCGCGACGGAATGGCCCGCGTCCTCCAGCGTGTGTGCCAGAGTTGCCCCCACCCGGCCACATCCCATGATCACGAAATGCGCCACCGTGTTTCCTTACCTTCCGTCGCCCGTTGCTGCTGCTAGAACTCTACCGGCAGGCCGCCTGCCGCAGCCGCCTGGCCGCCGTCATGACACGGGCCGCGAATCAGACTAGCTTTGTGGAGTGCTGACAATACTGAATGCCGTTAAACGGGTGCTGGTGGGCAGGCCCTTCAGGAATGACAGGCTCGCCCACACGCTGTTGCCCAAACGGATAGCACTTCCGGTGTTCGCCTCAGACGCGCTGTCATCGGTGGCCTACGCCCCGGATGAAATCCTGCTGACGCTGGCCCTCGCCGGCATCAGCGCCGTAGCCTTCTCGCCCTGGGTGGGCCTGGCTGTCATGGTGGTGCTCCTGACAGTGGTGGCGTCCTACCGGCAGAACGTGCACGCGTATCCCTCCGGGGGCGGCGACTACGAGATCGCCAACGAAAACCTCGGCAAGTTTTCCGGGCTGACAGTTGCCTCGGCCCTGTTGGTGGACTACGTCCTGACCGTGGCGGTCTCGATGTCTTCGGCGGCCACTTACCTCACCACGGCCATACCCGCCCTCCATGGGCAACAGGCGCTCATCGCCACCATCGGCGTGGTCATCCTCGCCTTGGTCAACCTGCGGGGGGTCAAGGAAGCCGGGACCCTTTTCGCGGTCCCCACCTACATCTTTATGGCCTCCATCCTGGGCATGACGGCCGTGGGCATTTTCCAGGCGGTAACAGGCCAGTTGGGCCAGGC contains the following coding sequences:
- a CDS encoding TrkA family potassium uptake protein; the protein is MAHFVIMGCGRVGATLAHTLEDAGHSVAIIDQDDRAFRRLRQGFTGRKVTGVGFDRDTLQQAGVADAYAFAAVSSGDNSNILATRVARETFHVPHVVARIYDPGRAEIYQRLGIPTVAAVRWSADQVLRRILPEQHLAGDFREPSGRLVLTEVDLDAGWIGHRVSEIEKVAAIRVAYLTRFGEGMLPEAGTSYQDGDTVHAMVPVDRSSQVAQVLAKAPAKES